One Solea senegalensis isolate Sse05_10M linkage group LG3, IFAPA_SoseM_1, whole genome shotgun sequence genomic window carries:
- the LOC122766119 gene encoding tetratricopeptide repeat protein 31-like, producing MDMYRDETEFTDMEMIQTVVGMFENNRHMQRIVRYGLLGLEYEDEDTVDYDDWVHEPHNFHGCQRLSDAMGSDRFRGNTTRSSHSVFQHPIHYYIPPHEPPLSARLQSKESDAERNARLLEEVKQNEEKAQKKRLKKQVNLPSLIGDSLRKQLEKEKQNAVKSEEGKTDVQQSDTGESKAADKKSKDDKSSSVDQLALGKDTDGSEDETDGDGSDKDGSFDSEDLDMTSTFVTKAALIVKRKLEQKPQHENKEKKTPVKECKTVPEKAKEKPEVEKKDSAAHSIPTIEDNIRISTELAVIGNKFASSGDFNMAVKYFTNAIKYNPTEFKLFGNRSFCFEKMQVYEKALADAELCLNMCPGWIKGLFRKGRALAGLKRYEEAAQAFNEVLRLESSYAEAAQELMRVQIMQLMEYGFTREQSSNALIIHGTVKKALAVLSTLNHQPGANYNALPPAQVVNVTGVSPVLSANTNPAAAAAAPPPHPSLSQDAPTTSLKHKPLGPIQNMSNVQNHLRPAPNMTVKSSNENSQPPPELFPVWVGNLYYPVSDSVLTNLFNKAGDVYSVKVLAFKRCAFVNFTKQEFCDEAIRKFHGFELNGMKIAVRYPDRIPYGMGISRSALRADDLQNESVGQYTLGGRRPVRPQRCEYRDNDKN from the exons GTCTGGAATATGAAGACGAGGATACAGTTGATTATGATGACTGGGTGCATGAGCCTCACAATTTCCATGGTTGCCAAAGACTTTCTGATGCCATGGGTAGTGACAGATTCAGAGGCAACACTACAAGGTCATCCCACTCTGTTTTCCAGCATCCCATTCATTATTACATTCCACCTCATGAACCTCCTCTCTCAGCTCGTCTTCAGTCAAAAGAGAGC GATGCTGAAAGAAATGCTAGGTTACTGGAagaagtgaaacaaaatgaagaaaaggcTCAAAAGAAACGGCTTAAGAAGCAGGTAAATCTCCCGTCTCTAATAGGAGATTCATTG agaaaacagcttgagaaggaaaaacagaatgCTGTAAAAAGTGAAGAG GGAAAAACTGATGTGCAGCAATCTGATACAGGGGAGAGTAAAGCAGCTGACAAGAAATCCAAAGATGATAAAAGTTCCAGTGTTGACCAGTTGGCCTTGGGTAAAGATACAGACGGCAGTGAAGATGAAACTGATGGTGATGGTAGTGACAAGGATGGCTCCTTTGACTCTGAG GACCTGGATATGACGAGTACCTTTGTGACTAAAGCCGCTCTCATAGTCAAGCGTAAATTAGAGCAGAAGCCACAGCATGAGAACAAGGAGAAAAAGACGCCGGTTAAAGAATGTAAAACAGTCCCTGAGAAGGCGAAGGAAAAACCAGAGGTTGAAAAAAAG GATTCTGCTGCCCATAGTATCCCCACCATTGAAGATAATATTAGAATTAGTACAGAGCTTGCAG TTATCGGAAATAAGTTTGCAAGTTCTGGAGACTTTAATATGGCTGTGAAGTACTTCACTAATGCAATAAAGTACAATCCTACTGAGTTTAA ATTGTTCGGCAATCGTTCCTTTTGTTTTGAGAAGATGCAAGTATATGAAAAGGCGCTGGCTGATGCAGAGTTGTGCCTCAATATGTGTCCAGGCTGGATTAAAGGCCTGTTTAGGAAGGGCAGAGCTCTGGCTGGATTAAAG AGGTATGAGGAAGCTGCCCAGGCCTTTAATGAAGTCCTCAGGCTGGAAAGTTCATATGCAGAAGCTGCGCAGGAACTAATGCGAGTGCAAATCATGCAACTAATG GAGTATGGTTTTACACGGGAGCAGAGTTCAAACGCATTAATTATTCATGGAACAGTTAAAAAAGCGTTAGCTGTGTTGTCTACATTAAACCATCAACCAG GGGCTAATTATAATGCTCTCCCACCAGCTCAAGTAGTGAACGTCACCGGAGTCTCACCAGTTCTTTCAGCAAACACaaaccctgcagcagcagcagcagctcctcctcctcatccttctCTGTCCCAGGACGCACCAACAACATCACTTAAACACAAACCTTTAGGCCCGATACAGAATATGTCAAATGTCCAGAATCATCTCAGGCCCGCTCCAAATATGACCGTGAAGAGTAGTAATGAAAACAGTCAGCCACCACC GGAGTTGTTTCCAGTTTGGGTGGGAAACTTGTATTACCCCGTGTCTGATTCTGTGTTAACCAACCTGTTTAACAA GGCCGGAGACGTCTATAGTGTGAAGGTTCTGGCTTTCAAACGTTGCGCCTTTGTAAACTTTACAAAACAGGAGTTTTGTGACGAAGCGATCAGGAAATTTCAT GGCTTTGAGCTGAACGGGATGAAGATTGCTGTGAGATACCCAGACAGGATTCCTTATGGCATGGGTATTTCAAGATCTGCCCTCAGAGCCGACGACCTGCAGAATGAAAGTGTGGG GCAATATACACTTGGAGGTCGAAGACCTGTACGCCCTCAAAGGTGTGAGTACAGAGACAACGACAAGAACTGA